From one Nodosilinea sp. FACHB-141 genomic stretch:
- a CDS encoding DUF362 domain-containing protein, translating into MVVPVSLMRAQSYQRAELERSLTQLLAPLGGIEAFVKPGDRVLLKPNLLTSARPTKECTTRPELIYAVAQQVIAAGGQPFLGDSPAFGSARGVAKANGLLPLAQELGLPIVELHGDRYPTDNPEFDHLRLSKEVMEADVVINLPKVKSHVQLTLTLGVKNLFGCVPGKMKAWWHMEAGKDVQRFGTMLVETARLINPELTIVDGIVGHEGNGPSGGEPRDLGVLGASANVFALDRAMVTLLGVDPLTVPTVAQSMRLGVCPDWEEIAFPLLTPDDLKVADWQLPAELMPIDFGMPRVVQSTFKHLYIRFIKEPVTAYAGRL; encoded by the coding sequence ATGGTGGTGCCAGTCAGTTTGATGCGCGCCCAGTCTTACCAAAGGGCCGAACTGGAGCGATCGCTCACTCAGCTACTCGCGCCTCTAGGAGGTATTGAAGCCTTTGTCAAGCCGGGCGATCGCGTGCTGCTAAAGCCCAACCTGCTAACCAGCGCCCGCCCCACTAAAGAATGCACTACCCGGCCTGAGCTGATTTACGCCGTGGCCCAGCAGGTCATCGCCGCTGGTGGTCAGCCCTTTTTGGGCGATAGCCCCGCCTTTGGCAGCGCCCGAGGGGTAGCCAAGGCCAACGGTTTGCTGCCCCTGGCTCAGGAACTCGGGCTACCGATCGTAGAACTGCACGGCGATCGCTACCCCACCGACAACCCCGAGTTTGACCACCTGCGCCTCTCCAAAGAAGTGATGGAGGCCGATGTGGTAATCAACCTGCCCAAGGTCAAGTCCCACGTGCAGCTCACCCTAACCCTAGGGGTCAAAAACTTGTTTGGCTGCGTACCCGGCAAGATGAAGGCCTGGTGGCACATGGAAGCGGGCAAAGATGTGCAGCGCTTTGGCACCATGCTGGTAGAAACGGCGCGGCTGATCAATCCTGAGCTGACCATTGTGGACGGCATCGTGGGCCATGAGGGCAACGGACCCAGCGGCGGGGAGCCGAGAGATTTAGGCGTACTGGGGGCCTCGGCCAACGTATTTGCCCTCGATCGCGCCATGGTTACCCTGCTGGGGGTTGATCCGCTGACGGTGCCCACGGTAGCTCAGTCGATGCGGCTGGGAGTTTGCCCCGATTGGGAGGAAATAGCCTTTCCGCTGCTCACCCCTGATGACCTGAAAGTAGCCGACTGGCAGTTGCCCGCCGAACTCATGCCCATCGACTTCGGCATGCCTCGAGTGGTGCAGTCCACCTTTAAACACCTCTACATTCGCTTCATCAAAGAGCCAGTGACCGCCTACGCCGGGCGTCTCTAA
- a CDS encoding DUF554 domain-containing protein, whose translation MLSLWAKTSGTWINVATILLGTTLGLMLRSRLPKPMQQIITQAVGLMTLVIGVSMASNLSDIDAGPIDGIILALLVMAAGGMLGEWWQIEKRLTVLGDWLKARVRGGGRFTEGFVAASLLFCIGPMAIVGSLNNGLSGDNALLTLKSTMDGLAAIALTGTYGVGVGFSALSVLGVQGALSVLASLLGAILTDPTTSPQVLLLTGTGGLMILGIGLNLLEIGQVRVASFLPALLLCPVAIALAQRL comes from the coding sequence ATGCTCAGCCTGTGGGCCAAAACCAGCGGCACCTGGATTAACGTCGCCACCATTCTGCTGGGCACAACACTGGGACTCATGCTGCGCAGCCGCTTGCCTAAGCCGATGCAGCAGATTATCACCCAGGCGGTGGGGCTGATGACCTTGGTAATTGGGGTCTCCATGGCCAGTAACCTGTCTGACATCGACGCTGGCCCCATTGACGGCATCATCTTGGCGCTGCTGGTGATGGCGGCAGGGGGGATGCTGGGCGAATGGTGGCAGATTGAGAAACGCCTTACGGTGTTGGGCGACTGGCTCAAGGCCAGGGTGCGAGGCGGCGGCCGCTTTACCGAGGGGTTTGTGGCAGCTAGCCTGTTATTTTGCATTGGCCCCATGGCCATTGTCGGCAGCCTCAACAACGGCCTGTCGGGCGACAATGCTCTGCTCACACTGAAGTCTACGATGGATGGGCTGGCGGCGATCGCCCTGACCGGCACCTATGGCGTTGGCGTTGGCTTTTCGGCCCTCAGTGTGCTGGGGGTGCAGGGGGCGTTGTCGGTGCTGGCCAGCTTGTTGGGGGCTATTCTCACCGACCCAACTACGAGTCCTCAGGTTTTGTTGCTCACTGGTACCGGCGGGCTGATGATTTTGGGCATTGGGCTAAATCTGCTCGAAATTGGCCAGGTGAGAGTGGCGTCATTTTTGCCCGCGCTGCTGCTGTGTCCCGTGGCGATCGCCCTAGCCCAGCGTCTATAG
- the accC gene encoding acetyl-CoA carboxylase biotin carboxylase subunit, whose translation MRFSKILIANRGEIALRILRTCEEMDIATVAVHSTVDRHALHVQLADEAVCIGEAPSQKSYLNIPNIIAAALTRNASAIHPGYGFLAENARFAEICADHQIVFVGPSPDSIRRMGDKSTAKDTMQKVGVPTVPGSGGLLTDEAEAYAVASEIGYPVMIKATAGGGGRGMRLVNNESELVKAFMAAQGEAQAAFGNSGVYMEKFIDRPRHIEFQILADSYGNVVHLGERDCSIQRRHQKLLEEAPSPRLTADQREKMGAAAVLAAQSINYVGAGTVEFLVDSQGNFYFMEMNTRIQVEHPVTEMITGIDLIAAQLTIAQGEKLPFTQSEIQIRGHAIECRINAEDPDHNFRPNPGRISGYLAPGGMGVRMDSHVYTDYEIPPYYDSLVGKLIVWGPDRPTAIRRMRRALRECAITGLPTTIGFHQKVLENANFLSGDVYTNFVAEMMAIK comes from the coding sequence ATGCGCTTTTCCAAGATTTTAATTGCCAACCGGGGAGAAATCGCGCTGCGCATCCTCCGCACCTGCGAAGAAATGGACATAGCCACCGTTGCGGTTCACTCCACTGTCGATCGCCACGCTCTCCACGTGCAGCTGGCCGATGAAGCAGTGTGCATTGGCGAGGCCCCCAGCCAAAAAAGCTACCTCAACATTCCCAACATTATTGCTGCTGCCCTGACCCGCAACGCCAGTGCCATTCACCCTGGCTATGGGTTTCTGGCCGAAAATGCCCGCTTTGCCGAAATCTGCGCCGACCACCAAATTGTCTTTGTTGGCCCCTCCCCCGACTCCATTCGCCGAATGGGCGACAAATCAACCGCCAAAGACACCATGCAAAAGGTGGGTGTGCCCACGGTGCCCGGCAGCGGCGGCCTGCTAACCGACGAAGCCGAAGCCTACGCCGTTGCCAGCGAAATTGGTTACCCGGTGATGATTAAAGCCACTGCTGGCGGCGGCGGGCGTGGCATGCGCCTAGTTAACAACGAGTCCGAGCTGGTCAAGGCCTTTATGGCCGCTCAAGGTGAAGCTCAGGCTGCCTTTGGCAACTCTGGCGTCTACATGGAAAAGTTTATCGATCGCCCCCGGCACATCGAGTTTCAGATCCTGGCCGATAGCTATGGCAACGTAGTGCACCTAGGTGAACGCGACTGCTCAATTCAGCGGCGGCACCAAAAGCTGCTCGAAGAAGCTCCCAGCCCTCGCCTCACGGCCGATCAGCGCGAAAAGATGGGGGCAGCGGCGGTACTGGCGGCCCAGTCGATCAACTACGTGGGGGCTGGCACCGTGGAGTTCCTGGTCGATAGCCAGGGCAACTTCTATTTCATGGAAATGAATACCCGCATTCAGGTTGAGCACCCCGTCACCGAGATGATCACCGGCATCGACTTGATTGCCGCCCAGCTCACCATTGCCCAGGGCGAAAAGCTGCCCTTTACCCAGTCAGAGATTCAAATTCGCGGCCATGCGATCGAATGCCGCATTAATGCCGAAGACCCCGACCACAACTTTCGCCCCAACCCCGGTCGCATTAGCGGCTACCTCGCCCCCGGCGGCATGGGCGTGCGCATGGATTCCCACGTGTATACCGACTACGAAATTCCGCCCTACTACGATTCGCTGGTGGGCAAGCTAATTGTTTGGGGGCCAGACCGCCCCACCGCCATTCGCCGCATGCGCCGCGCCCTGCGAGAGTGCGCCATCACTGGCCTGCCCACTACCATCGGCTTTCATCAAAAAGTGCTGGAGAATGCCAACTTCCTCAGCGGCGATGTCTACACCAACTTTGTCGCTGAGATGATGGCAATTAAGTAG
- a CDS encoding YggT family protein — translation MAATQVLTIGVGLLLGLMTLLFIFRIVLTWYPQADLSKLPFSLVAWPTEPLLVPMRKLVPPIGGVDIAPVVWVGIVTLLREILVGQQGLLRMLG, via the coding sequence GTGGCCGCTACACAAGTGCTAACTATTGGCGTAGGCCTGCTGCTAGGGCTGATGACCCTGCTGTTTATCTTTCGCATTGTGCTGACTTGGTATCCCCAGGCCGACCTATCTAAGCTGCCCTTTTCGCTAGTTGCTTGGCCAACGGAACCCTTGCTGGTGCCCATGCGCAAGCTCGTACCCCCAATTGGTGGCGTGGACATTGCTCCAGTTGTCTGGGTGGGCATCGTCACTCTGCTGCGAGAAATTCTAGTCGGCCAGCAGGGCCTATTGCGGATGCTGGGCTAG
- the psbX gene encoding photosystem II reaction center X protein: MTPSLTNFLLSILAGTVIIVVPASAFLFFVSQRDKIQRQ, translated from the coding sequence ATGACACCGTCTTTAACCAACTTTTTGCTGAGCATTCTGGCTGGGACCGTGATTATTGTTGTACCAGCTAGCGCTTTCCTATTTTTTGTTAGCCAGCGCGATAAGATTCAGCGCCAGTAG
- a CDS encoding Ycf66 family protein, which yields MNFGTPVPLLLGIFMVICGVALFFLERLKPGYERDSDKVYAILFLLSGVFLLGNLGMDVISSFQQMLLVGMVVSLMIQNINSRTPLAKASFQGDGGDFGGGGGYRPPRGTRPPAYAPDNRTNLRAELDRRDYGPADPYNRPRPMLEGRGEPTGRPPYTPDVYGDGRPMRREDIPVDRPGDRPVDGRMDRPSDRPVDGRFMGDRPMDGPDGQPYYDNNPRPTDDRVRRRRPPKNRSEYNDRYRIDPGPQPPRPDYRPDRDPL from the coding sequence GTGAATTTTGGTACCCCCGTCCCCCTGCTGCTGGGCATCTTTATGGTGATTTGCGGCGTGGCGCTGTTCTTCTTAGAACGGCTAAAACCCGGCTATGAGCGCGACTCGGACAAGGTCTATGCCATTCTGTTTTTGCTGTCAGGGGTGTTCCTGCTCGGCAACCTAGGCATGGACGTCATCTCCTCCTTTCAGCAAATGTTGTTGGTAGGTATGGTGGTGTCGCTGATGATTCAGAACATCAATTCCAGAACACCGCTAGCCAAAGCGAGCTTTCAAGGTGATGGCGGTGATTTTGGCGGCGGCGGTGGCTACCGTCCGCCCCGAGGTACTCGCCCCCCGGCTTACGCTCCTGACAACCGCACCAATCTGCGCGCTGAGCTAGACCGCCGCGATTACGGCCCTGCCGATCCCTACAATCGTCCTCGGCCTATGCTTGAGGGGCGCGGTGAACCGACCGGACGGCCTCCCTACACCCCCGACGTCTACGGCGATGGTCGCCCCATGCGTCGCGAAGATATTCCCGTGGATCGGCCTGGCGATCGCCCCGTAGATGGTCGTATGGATCGGCCTAGCGATCGCCCCGTAGACGGCCGCTTCATGGGCGATCGTCCTATGGATGGTCCTGACGGTCAGCCCTATTACGACAATAATCCTCGCCCTACCGACGATCGCGTGCGTCGTCGCCGTCCGCCCAAAAACCGCAGCGAGTACAATGACCGCTACCGCATTGATCCCGGCCCGCAGCCACCTCGGCCCGACTACCGCCCCGATCGCGACCCGCTCTAG
- a CDS encoding nucleoside monophosphate kinase, with product MKTKQFILLGLPGIGLKAQAAALAERWQVPHVAMGELVRGAIAAETAIGVEARPYVDAGELIPDALAMKLIRKRFEQPDTMLKGWVLEGFPRTLAQAQAFDEWWAAVGQPPATVAYLKAPPEFLIIRLLNESSEKPPISAIRDRLESFQQSLEPLLEHYQQRSQLATINASLSSAEVANALAQLGQEDTGAAKLIRDEAELDALLASEPLLVVDCMASWCGSCKQVMPSIDKLAEVYGDSVMVRKIDFDANRQITKRFELKGIPAVMFFKDGERTETLTGIKSYQEYNAAVNRLLA from the coding sequence ATGAAAACTAAGCAATTTATCCTACTGGGCCTTCCTGGCATAGGGCTAAAGGCGCAAGCGGCTGCGCTAGCTGAACGCTGGCAAGTTCCCCATGTGGCTATGGGGGAACTGGTTCGCGGGGCGATCGCCGCTGAAACTGCGATCGGTGTAGAGGCTCGTCCCTACGTAGATGCGGGCGAGCTGATTCCCGATGCTCTGGCCATGAAGCTGATCCGCAAGCGGTTTGAGCAGCCCGATACTATGCTCAAAGGCTGGGTTTTAGAAGGGTTTCCGCGCACGCTAGCGCAAGCTCAAGCGTTTGATGAGTGGTGGGCTGCGGTGGGCCAGCCACCGGCGACGGTGGCCTATCTCAAGGCGCCGCCTGAGTTTTTAATCATTCGACTCTTAAACGAAAGCAGCGAGAAGCCGCCAATCTCAGCTATTCGAGACCGTTTAGAGAGTTTTCAGCAGTCGTTAGAGCCGTTGCTTGAGCACTATCAGCAGCGATCGCAGCTCGCCACTATCAATGCCAGCCTATCGTCTGCGGAGGTCGCCAACGCCTTGGCCCAACTCGGTCAAGAAGACACGGGTGCAGCTAAACTGATTCGTGATGAAGCCGAACTCGATGCGCTGCTGGCCAGTGAACCCCTGCTGGTGGTCGATTGTATGGCATCTTGGTGTGGCTCTTGTAAACAGGTGATGCCGTCAATTGATAAGCTGGCCGAGGTCTATGGCGACTCTGTCATGGTGAGAAAGATCGACTTTGATGCCAACCGTCAGATCACGAAGCGATTTGAGCTAAAGGGAATTCCTGCGGTGATGTTCTTTAAAGACGGCGAACGGACAGAGACC